One Fibrobacter sp. UBA4297 DNA window includes the following coding sequences:
- a CDS encoding M23 family metallopeptidase: MKIKTILIAGVLPLALFAKDDDVVGKIVPRLVESRNTELNQPFDGINEFAPEAESPSVGKFFINESNFVHKKSKARKSKVSTPAKVNKTDKVAVKPVLESANQDSIDSINQDSLETEEAVREYAEADADIKATTDSASTGAPEKLFVLDMTTSIIPTQSRRIAGHYGPRKHRMHRGVDLGLCHGEDRTIVAAFAGKVVKVRNQGRRKGYGRYVILDHGNGLTTLYAHLERWKVKVGDELQAGDVIGIGGNSGRSFGAHLHFEMRYNGIYINPETVYDFAEGTFKDISVTLDTDKLQEIEAAYQKEIGKSKFYKVRRGDCLGKIAHKYGTSVEHIKRLNNLKSDNIRPGQILRCS; the protein is encoded by the coding sequence ATGAAGATAAAAACTATACTCATTGCAGGAGTCCTGCCGCTCGCCCTTTTTGCTAAAGATGACGATGTGGTCGGAAAAATTGTTCCTCGCCTCGTTGAATCCAGAAACACGGAACTGAACCAGCCTTTCGACGGGATCAATGAATTTGCGCCCGAAGCAGAATCTCCTTCCGTTGGAAAATTTTTCATCAACGAAAGTAATTTCGTCCATAAAAAGTCCAAAGCCCGCAAGTCGAAGGTAAGTACACCCGCTAAGGTGAACAAGACCGATAAAGTCGCGGTAAAGCCCGTTCTTGAATCCGCAAACCAAGACTCCATTGACAGCATTAACCAAGACAGCCTTGAGACCGAAGAAGCAGTTCGCGAATACGCCGAAGCAGACGCGGACATCAAGGCGACGACCGATTCGGCTTCGACCGGCGCTCCAGAAAAGCTTTTCGTCCTCGACATGACGACGTCCATCATCCCGACGCAAAGCCGTCGTATCGCCGGCCACTACGGTCCGCGCAAGCACCGCATGCACCGCGGTGTAGACCTCGGACTCTGCCATGGCGAAGACCGCACAATCGTCGCCGCATTCGCAGGCAAGGTCGTCAAGGTCAGGAACCAGGGCCGCCGCAAGGGTTATGGCCGCTACGTGATTTTGGACCACGGCAACGGACTTACAACTCTTTACGCCCATCTTGAACGCTGGAAGGTCAAAGTCGGCGACGAACTCCAGGCCGGCGATGTCATTGGCATCGGAGGCAATTCGGGCCGCTCGTTTGGAGCCCACTTGCACTTTGAAATGCGCTACAACGGCATCTACATCAACCCGGAAACAGTCTATGACTTTGCGGAAGGCACTTTCAAAGACATTTCGGTCACGCTTGATACAGACAAGCTCCAAGAAATCGAAGCTGCCTACCAAAAGGAAATTGGCAAGAGCAAGTTCTATAAGGTTCGCCGTGGAGATTGCCTTGGAAAGATCGCCCACAAGTACGGCACGTCTGTCGAACACATCAAGCGCCTGAACAACCTCAAGTCGGACAACATCCGCCCAGGTCAAATACTCCGCTGCTCGTAA